CTTTCCGAACGAGGTCATCAACGGCCTGGTACTCGGCGTGCTGCTGGGATACGGTGCGTTCCAGGCCATGGACGGGGCGGTCACCATCGGCAGCCTGGTGGCAATCATGGCCTATGCGCCGCGGGCGTACGCCGCGCTGCGGACGGTGCTCACCACCTATACCGGAACGCGGCTGATCAAGGTCTCGGTCGAAAGTCTGAATGAGCTGTTCGATCTTCCCCTGGAACCGGGTCTGCGAGGATCCTTCAGCCCTCAACCGGCCGGAGTCGAACCGCCGGCCGGAGTCGAACCGCCGAACATCGAGTTCGTCAACGTTAGTTTCAGTTACGAACGGGGCTATGAGCTGAAGGACCTGTCGTTCAGGGTGAACGGCGGTGAATTCGTCGGTATCGTGGGGCCCAGCGGTGGGGGAAAGACCACGATCATCGATCTGCTGACCCGATTGCAGGAACCGGAAAGCGGTCGGATCGCCGTCGCCGGACGGGACATTCGCGAGATGTCCCTCGAATCGCTACGGAACCAGATCGCCGTGGTCTCCCAGGACGTATTCATCTGGAACGCCACGCTCGCCGAAAACATCGCTTATCCGGATACCGGCTATCGTCCGGAGGCGGTTGAACAGGCCGTGCGTGCTTCGGCATTGGAAGCGTTCATCGATGGCCAGCCGAAGGGCCTCGAAACGATCGCGGGAGAGGGCGGTGTCGCGCTTTCGGGCGGCGAGAAACAACGCATCGCCCTGGCACGGGCTTTCATGCGTGAACGTTCGCGGATACTGATTCTCGACGAGGCCACTTCCGCCCTGGATGCCTTGGCCGAGGAGAAGATCAGGACGGCCGTTGAAGAGGCAAGAATCGGACGAACCACGATCGCCATAGCCCATCGCCTGTCCACGATTCGCCATGCCGACCGTATCCTGGTCATCGACGGAGGAAAACTGGTCGAATCGGGCACGCCGCGTGAACTCGTGGAACGCGGCGGTATCTTCGCCCGAATGTACGACGCTCAGGCGCTGGATTTCGAGTAGTAAGTGATTGCTCAAACTTACCGGTTAGTCTCGACAATGATCTGATGATTGAAACTGTTTATGAAACAACATAATTGTAAATCACGTCTAACGGATACCATCACACACCTACCATCATTGTCACATTAGTCAGGTTTTACCCATTTCCGCTAAACGAAGGTATTGGAGGAAAGGGTCAATGAGAGGTTGACTATGAACAAGAAGTGGGTTTTTGCTCTTTTACCTGTCGCACTGTTAATCAAGCTTGGACTAGCTTTATGGGTCTATTGGGTTACAGTGCTGGCTGTGTGGTTCCTCTGGCCCTGGGTCGTTCCCGAGCTTCTTCCTGGTTTTGTGAGTCAAGAGATGATCGTTGGTTCACTTTCTTGGATCACGTCCATGAAAGTTGCGATCGTAATCGTGTTAATCGGTCTAGGAATAAGACTCGCAGTCTCTAGACTTGGTGAACCAGACTTTGGTGAGTCAGACTAGACCTCGGAATAAAATAAGAACACCTACAGGACCGGGCTTTCCAGGAACACGGTCACGCCCATATCGACGTACTTCCCCCGATCTTTTGGGGCGTGGTTCCTGAAGCACACCATCGTTTCCGAATCGCCAAGCTGGTCGACCACGTGCCGAACGCAGTCGTCCACGTCCCGGAAGGGGTGCTGCGGGTGGGCTTCGATACTGTACATGAGGTCGTTCGGGCCGAAGGACAGGCAGTCCACGCCCGCCCTGGCCAGTTTCCGCGCGGCGGTCACCGCAGGTATGGATTCAAGCTGCATCATCAGCACGCCGTAGTTGTTCCACCACGCGGCGTACTGCAGCCGGTCGTCCCCGACTTCGCCCACT
The window above is part of the Gemmatimonadota bacterium genome. Proteins encoded here:
- a CDS encoding ABC transporter ATP-binding protein gives rise to the protein MASDERTGRRIHRNRESVPRTAEIIRQTLYQRKYTVIAVILMMLAGSAVMLVQPLFYKMLFDRVIPESDTGLLWWLLAGMVATPLIAIGISYFEGHLRVRIGYAVTVALRKTVLNHLLHARLDAIEQVPRGSMVYRVTRDAGKIGDMYIKQELLPVVSSTIVLAGVLVVMFVLNAELAAVFCAALPATYLVTRYLTRYSKEMDREVNDQGKVSESFLYEVFNAFRTIRMFSGEGHAMKRWAEHMDRFNRIRIRGAALHDIMLTFPNEVINGLVLGVLLGYGAFQAMDGAVTIGSLVAIMAYAPRAYAALRTVLTTYTGTRLIKVSVESLNELFDLPLEPGLRGSFSPQPAGVEPPAGVEPPNIEFVNVSFSYERGYELKDLSFRVNGGEFVGIVGPSGGGKTTIIDLLTRLQEPESGRIAVAGRDIREMSLESLRNQIAVVSQDVFIWNATLAENIAYPDTGYRPEAVEQAVRASALEAFIDGQPKGLETIAGEGGVALSGGEKQRIALARAFMRERSRILILDEATSALDALAEEKIRTAVEEARIGRTTIAIAHRLSTIRHADRILVIDGGKLVESGTPRELVERGGIFARMYDAQALDFE